GGTTCTATTGTGACATAAAGCGTAGCGCCGGTCAACCGCCACCGGCCGAGTTTGCGGCAAGCTTCGCGGATAACGATGATTTCGGCGTGAGCGGTGGCGTCATGCCACGTTTCGCGCATGTTATGGGCGGCGGCGATGATTTCGCCGTCGATAACGAGAACCGCCCCGATGGGCACTTCGCCAACGGCATAAGCCTTGCGGGCCTCCGCCAGGGCCAGTTCCATATAGTAATCATCGTTCGGCATCCGGTTCACCACGCTTAAAAAGCCTGGTGCGCCCGAGACGAATCGAACGTCCGACTCGCGGTTTAGGAAACCGCTGCTCTATCCCCTGAGCTACGGGCGCGTCATCAGTTTTGCGTTGAGACTATTTAGAGTAGCGCCTCTGAAGACGACTACTCTACCGGAAGAATTATAGCACTCCGGCCCCGTGATGTCAATAACGGGCCGCCTGGCAAATTATGCGGTACGGCGGAAAAAGGCACGGGACTTACGCCCCGTGTCTTGTCGGTATGACGCCTGTCAGGTTCGCGCAACGAATTCTAGCATATCGGTCGGGTCGCGGTCAAGCGGGCGCCGACCGTCAGGCGGGAAGTTATAAACAGTAATCGGCGCTAATTTGACATAATCCAGCAAAACGCAATTACAGGCGGTTTTTTATCCACAACTGTAAGTGTTTTGTGGATAGTTTTGTGGATAATTCGGCAATTCTGCCGATTACGCTGTCGTCCGCGTCAGGACGCCGGTA
The DNA window shown above is from Sporomusaceae bacterium and carries:
- the tadA gene encoding tRNA adenosine(34) deaminase TadA, whose product is MPNDDYYMELALAEARKAYAVGEVPIGAVLVIDGEIIAAAHNMRETWHDATAHAEIIVIREACRKLGRWRLTGATLYVTIEPCPMCAGALVMSRIDRLVYGSPDYKAGAVESIFNVAQNDALNHKAEVLAGVKGDECGELMKQFFRERRSKE